One genomic segment of Acidobacteriota bacterium includes these proteins:
- a CDS encoding ABC transporter substrate-binding protein produces the protein MRGFILMAWLLCLAVLHGCGPADSGGADPGERQDELPIPSVTISLSSKLTNLDILGSTHQPSIVTLYLIAGQLFRLNHDWSVEPELAESMEVSGDGLTATVTLKEGLVYSDGTPVTSGDAVFAYTRNRDRPGPYFPLLLPPIREVEAPDPKTVVFHLKEPYLDLPLALAHMAMGLHPQSRIEEDPDYFLHPVSSGPYVLKEWIPGASRWVIEANPNYVRGAMAIERIELVAVPDPTSRVLQLAAGTIDYVYDLPVTARASLPAGVETYPAPHNGQYHVAFNGGLADGHPLRNAQVRQAISLAIDRDEVNQKAFGGISPPARGFQYAGPPESLFNLPFGGKRNLEAARELLAKTPFSDGFSVTLQAWGQRSGWTDAALVIAANLQDLGIQVQVEPLEDAVAGSNLRSGGYEMQFSGLAAGPMNFFRSQWIPGAFWTEALRYRNPEVIRLVNSASVAVDFDRRIELIHRAQELALQDMPLVPISERVVLVGSRIDRKILFEANLPPGTNPMVATLAELQRHSDPSSTGE, from the coding sequence ATGCGAGGATTCATTCTCATGGCCTGGCTGCTGTGCCTTGCGGTCCTGCACGGATGTGGACCAGCGGATTCAGGCGGCGCTGACCCGGGAGAGAGACAGGACGAACTGCCCATCCCTTCGGTCACCATTTCCCTGAGTTCGAAGCTCACCAACCTGGACATTCTGGGCTCCACCCACCAGCCGAGCATTGTCACCCTGTACCTGATCGCCGGACAGCTCTTCCGGCTGAATCACGACTGGTCGGTCGAGCCGGAACTGGCCGAATCCATGGAGGTCTCCGGCGACGGCCTGACGGCGACCGTGACCCTGAAGGAGGGGTTGGTCTATTCGGACGGCACGCCGGTCACAAGCGGGGACGCCGTCTTCGCCTACACGCGAAACCGCGATCGTCCCGGACCGTACTTCCCGCTGCTGCTGCCGCCCATCCGGGAGGTCGAGGCGCCAGACCCCAAAACGGTCGTTTTCCACCTGAAGGAACCCTACCTGGATCTTCCGCTGGCATTGGCCCACATGGCCATGGGGCTCCATCCGCAGTCCCGGATCGAAGAGGACCCCGACTACTTCCTCCATCCGGTCAGCTCCGGTCCCTACGTGCTGAAGGAATGGATTCCCGGGGCTTCAAGGTGGGTGATCGAGGCCAATCCCAACTATGTCCGGGGTGCCATGGCCATCGAGCGGATCGAGCTGGTTGCCGTGCCCGACCCCACCTCCCGGGTGTTGCAACTGGCTGCCGGGACCATCGACTACGTGTACGACCTGCCGGTGACGGCGAGGGCTTCGTTGCCGGCGGGGGTCGAGACTTACCCCGCCCCTCACAACGGCCAGTACCACGTTGCCTTCAATGGCGGATTGGCGGACGGTCACCCCTTGCGGAACGCTCAGGTCCGGCAGGCGATCTCGCTGGCCATCGACCGGGATGAGGTCAATCAGAAGGCCTTCGGCGGCATTTCGCCTCCGGCCCGGGGATTCCAGTACGCGGGACCGCCGGAAAGCCTGTTCAACCTTCCCTTCGGCGGAAAGCGGAACCTTGAGGCCGCGCGGGAGCTGTTGGCCAAGACTCCCTTTAGTGACGGCTTCAGCGTGACGTTGCAGGCCTGGGGCCAGCGCAGCGGTTGGACCGATGCCGCTCTGGTCATTGCCGCCAACCTGCAAGACCTTGGAATCCAGGTTCAGGTGGAACCCCTGGAGGATGCCGTGGCCGGCTCCAATCTTCGTTCCGGCGGCTACGAGATGCAGTTTTCGGGCCTGGCCGCGGGTCCCATGAATTTCTTCAGGAGTCAATGGATTCCGGGGGCATTCTGGACCGAAGCCCTTCGCTACCGCAACCCGGAGGTGATCCGTCTGGTGAACTCGGCCTCCGTCGCCGTTGATTTCGACCGGAGAATCGAGCTCATCCATCGCGCCCAGGAACTGGCGCTTCAAGACATGCCGCTCGTCCCGATTTCGGAGCGGGTCGTTCTGGTCGGGAGCCGGATCGACCGGAAGATCCTGTTCGAA
- a CDS encoding carbohydrate porin: protein MQPGIRPIDFKYEFGWARRIRVFRVLANVGLLTGLATAAGLASTSEDWRMALLRELAHAYLEEEVTPALTGDERREQLDRLFRELGRRLADSGRAAVPVRHIASLALLGSELADPDGQASKTSDVGKVAPGEPVAEPAPEEPLGAASLTKGQEGFRQAIEQFQELPITERMVMTGDVTSGVQMATVPGNTPDLTSVFGRTRVNFTLRALPARSQVWDEGYFFVQIGAAGGPFDSSPVGGPASFSSFNDVASDRSRFNEPIARGNLYLGKAFYEQGLRWGGNRLNARAGVLDISDYFDANEFANNEVRQFVNSAFVNGAAYKTGVIAPGLVGEYERPLEHERFKGVVLRLGYAVSRTERAFTSPLWSTEAALRTVLGNYPGNWRVGMTLGNVAGEGGVSGFYVSADQWVSTRVGLFGRYGVGNSGPGSLVFGPVRSSYSGGIQWRFAGEGLQDSALGLAFSQAFRIDDGESHTSEKVLETYYRWQITRNFAVTPDFQLVFGSGGRPAKGTQGVVGARVHVSF from the coding sequence ATGCAACCAGGGATTCGTCCGATTGACTTCAAGTATGAGTTCGGTTGGGCCCGGAGAATCCGAGTGTTCCGGGTTCTGGCGAACGTTGGGTTGCTGACCGGTCTCGCGACCGCGGCCGGTTTGGCTTCAACAAGCGAAGACTGGCGCATGGCGTTGCTGCGAGAACTCGCCCACGCCTACCTGGAGGAGGAGGTCACGCCGGCGCTCACCGGAGACGAACGCCGAGAACAGTTGGATCGCCTCTTTCGGGAGCTGGGCCGTCGCCTGGCGGACTCGGGACGCGCCGCCGTGCCGGTGCGTCACATCGCCTCTCTGGCTCTCCTCGGGAGCGAGTTGGCGGATCCTGACGGTCAGGCCTCGAAGACGTCCGATGTTGGCAAGGTTGCGCCAGGAGAACCGGTCGCGGAGCCCGCACCTGAAGAACCTCTCGGGGCGGCGAGTCTGACCAAGGGTCAGGAAGGATTCCGCCAAGCCATCGAGCAGTTCCAGGAGCTGCCCATCACGGAACGCATGGTCATGACCGGCGACGTCACTTCGGGAGTGCAGATGGCGACGGTGCCTGGCAATACGCCGGATCTGACCTCGGTCTTTGGGAGGACTCGCGTGAACTTTACGTTGAGAGCTCTGCCCGCTCGAAGCCAAGTCTGGGACGAGGGCTACTTCTTCGTTCAGATCGGGGCTGCAGGCGGACCCTTCGACAGTTCCCCGGTCGGCGGTCCGGCGTCGTTCAGCAGCTTCAACGACGTCGCCAGTGATCGCAGCAGGTTCAACGAACCCATCGCGCGGGGAAATCTCTACCTTGGAAAGGCCTTCTATGAACAGGGCCTGCGCTGGGGAGGCAATCGCTTGAATGCGAGAGCCGGCGTTCTGGACATCTCGGACTACTTCGATGCCAACGAATTCGCCAACAACGAAGTCAGACAGTTTGTCAACAGCGCCTTCGTCAACGGGGCCGCCTACAAGACCGGGGTCATTGCTCCAGGCTTGGTCGGAGAATATGAACGGCCGTTAGAGCACGAGAGATTCAAGGGTGTCGTCTTGCGCCTGGGATACGCGGTTTCCAGGACCGAAAGGGCCTTCACCTCTCCGCTCTGGTCGACGGAAGCGGCGCTGCGGACGGTATTGGGGAACTATCCGGGCAATTGGCGCGTCGGCATGACTCTCGGCAACGTGGCTGGAGAAGGGGGCGTCAGCGGCTTCTACGTGAGCGCGGATCAGTGGGTCAGCACCCGCGTCGGATTGTTCGGACGCTATGGAGTGGGCAATTCCGGTCCGGGCTCCCTGGTCTTCGGTCCGGTCCGGTCCTCGTATTCGGGGGGGATCCAGTGGCGTTTCGCCGGTGAGGGCCTTCAGGATTCCGCCTTGGGCCTCGCCTTCTCACAGGCGTTCCGAATCGATGACGGGGAATCCCATACCTCCGAGAAAGTGCTGGAGACCTACTACCGGTGGCAGATCACTCGAAACTTCGCCGTGACTCCCGACTTTCAACTGGTCTTCGGGTCCGGTGGAAGACCGGCCAAGGGGACCCAGGGAGTGGTCGGAGCCCGGGTCCACGTGAGCTTCTGA
- a CDS encoding cyclase family protein: MKALSPSRIGWSAVFVLLVSMALVSLAPAGEASEAGEDVRFLDLTLLVSQEHPVNWPDIFPYFHINHYLKIGPRGPYNSDIITIDENTGTQFDSPAHGPVPREIGKITPERVPIWQFLGEACVIDVRDLLDDAPIGHSPLIRKQHVQDWERRNRPLGPGDVVLFRSGYNDKYFKPLPEGLGFVAQVAAGEKTAWPGPDAETMDYVGSLGVLTAGIDSPSMGPLPPPGAMETHGAGLKYGMLWTEGARNLDQLPVTGAVYLQLPPKHGGGIGAEVRAFGIVGEPLAPWLIEGARKHRVIDLSVQLSEDLPVWWPGPGAGNSRYRYYQHVLPLPYIPAQHQRAYDSHVGTNLVPPAYALPPEGFDPAAYSPQVREWLGEYEKNHGPRGFSDVTAEKVPLSQTAGWARVIDVKHLIGSTKESDWPASPVIGPEDIREYEKQSGELKPGEVVIFHSGYSDVYLKPFPQDKACIKDPLDGKREGWPAPGAEAVQYLADRGIRCVATDGPTLGGVDPKKAVMTYWALGSRGMVGVEYLTRVGSMPPKSYFIFAAPRIEGAHGGTGRAIAVY, translated from the coding sequence ATGAAAGCACTATCTCCCAGTCGAATTGGATGGAGCGCCGTGTTTGTGCTCCTCGTATCGATGGCGCTGGTTTCCCTGGCGCCGGCCGGCGAAGCTTCCGAGGCTGGGGAGGATGTTCGGTTCCTGGACCTCACCCTGCTGGTCTCTCAGGAACACCCGGTGAACTGGCCGGACATCTTTCCCTACTTCCACATCAACCACTACCTCAAGATCGGCCCCCGCGGCCCCTACAACAGCGACATCATCACCATCGACGAGAACACCGGGACCCAATTCGATTCGCCCGCTCACGGCCCGGTTCCCAGGGAGATCGGCAAGATCACTCCCGAACGGGTGCCGATCTGGCAATTCCTGGGGGAAGCCTGCGTCATCGACGTGCGCGACCTGCTGGACGACGCCCCCATCGGGCACAGTCCCCTGATCCGCAAGCAGCACGTCCAGGACTGGGAGCGCCGCAACCGGCCCCTGGGCCCGGGTGACGTGGTCCTTTTCCGGAGCGGCTACAACGACAAGTATTTCAAGCCGTTGCCCGAGGGACTCGGTTTCGTGGCCCAGGTCGCGGCGGGCGAGAAAACGGCCTGGCCGGGGCCCGACGCCGAGACCATGGACTACGTGGGAAGCCTGGGGGTTCTCACCGCGGGCATCGACAGTCCCAGCATGGGCCCGCTTCCGCCCCCGGGGGCCATGGAGACCCATGGCGCCGGCCTGAAATACGGGATGCTCTGGACCGAAGGGGCCCGGAATCTGGACCAGCTCCCGGTGACGGGAGCCGTCTACCTCCAGTTGCCGCCCAAACACGGCGGGGGCATCGGCGCCGAGGTCCGGGCCTTCGGGATTGTCGGGGAACCTCTGGCGCCGTGGTTGATCGAAGGGGCGCGCAAGCACAGGGTCATCGACCTTTCCGTCCAGCTCTCGGAAGACCTGCCGGTCTGGTGGCCCGGTCCCGGAGCGGGCAATTCCCGCTATCGCTACTACCAGCATGTGCTTCCGCTTCCCTATATCCCGGCGCAACATCAGCGCGCTTACGACAGCCATGTGGGCACGAATCTGGTGCCTCCCGCCTACGCCCTCCCCCCGGAAGGATTCGACCCCGCCGCCTACTCGCCTCAGGTGCGGGAGTGGCTGGGTGAATACGAGAAAAACCACGGACCGAGGGGGTTCAGCGACGTCACCGCCGAAAAGGTGCCTCTATCCCAGACCGCCGGCTGGGCCCGGGTCATCGACGTGAAGCACCTGATCGGCTCCACGAAGGAGTCCGACTGGCCGGCGTCTCCGGTCATCGGGCCGGAGGACATCCGGGAGTACGAAAAACAGTCCGGCGAGCTGAAACCAGGGGAAGTGGTCATCTTCCACAGCGGGTACAGCGACGTCTACCTGAAGCCGTTTCCCCAGGACAAAGCCTGCATCAAGGATCCCCTCGACGGGAAACGGGAAGGGTGGCCGGCGCCCGGAGCGGAGGCTGTCCAATATCTGGCGGACCGGGGAATCCGCTGCGTGGCGACGGACGGGCCGACGCTGGGAGGCGTCGATCCCAAGAAAGCCGTCATGACCTATTGGGCCCTGGGCAGCCGCGGGATGGTGGGCGTCGAGTACCTGACCCGAGTGGGGTCGATGCCGCCCAAGTCCTACTTCATCTTCGCCGCACCCAGGATCGAGGGAGCGCACGGCGGAACCGGCCGCGCCATCGCAGTCTACTAG
- a CDS encoding CRTAC1 family protein, which translates to MRTRQALAPALPATLLFLISALTPSLFLLARPLPILRDVTREAGLDLVTTCGTPQKKFIIEGNGSGCAWIDYDNDGWTDLYVVNGISSAALMAGREDAASAPNFLFRNRGNGTFSQVTAKAGVPGTGLGNGVAAADYDNDGWIDLFVTNYGRDLLYRNNGNGTFTEVGASAGVSGRGEWSTGAAFGDYDGDGWLDLYVARYLEFDVDNPPLRGEFCGYRGIPVMCGPKGLRGAPDILFRNNGDGTFTDMTQASGVTDEKLLYGFSPVFEDFDNDGHPDLFVTNDAGPNYYFQNRGDGTFRESALLAGVGYNAQGTAQADMGVAVGDVGGDGRVDLFTTTFSEEYYPFFRNLGPGGFEEVSQPVGLATKTLPYLGWATFFLDIDNDGKLDLFVANGHIFPQVEPSLETYRQPDLLFRGNGEFGFQDVTDQVGLDQAPVRSSRGGAFCDYDNDGDLDLLVLAIDDAPTLLRNDGGNRRNWLQFRLAGSRGNRSAIGARVKVAAGSTTRTGRVRSGGSFLSQNDLRLHFGLGDAAAADRVEIVWPGGGTQVMKNVPANQIVRIEEAE; encoded by the coding sequence ATGCGGACACGACAGGCCCTCGCTCCGGCTCTCCCGGCGACGCTTCTATTTCTGATTTCCGCCTTGACGCCATCCCTCTTTTTGTTGGCCCGGCCCCTGCCGATTCTGCGGGACGTTACCCGTGAGGCCGGTCTGGACCTGGTCACCACCTGCGGAACGCCTCAAAAAAAATTCATCATCGAAGGGAACGGCAGCGGTTGCGCCTGGATCGACTACGACAACGACGGATGGACCGATCTCTACGTCGTCAACGGCATCTCCAGCGCCGCGCTCATGGCGGGCCGGGAGGACGCCGCCTCCGCTCCCAATTTCCTGTTCCGCAACCGGGGTAACGGCACTTTCTCCCAGGTGACTGCCAAAGCCGGAGTGCCCGGGACCGGCTTGGGCAACGGCGTGGCGGCGGCCGACTACGACAACGACGGTTGGATCGACCTTTTTGTGACCAACTACGGCCGCGATCTCCTGTACCGGAACAACGGCAATGGGACCTTCACCGAGGTGGGAGCCTCCGCGGGAGTCTCCGGTCGAGGGGAATGGAGCACAGGCGCGGCGTTCGGAGATTACGACGGAGACGGGTGGCTGGACCTGTACGTGGCGCGTTATCTGGAATTCGACGTCGACAACCCTCCCCTGAGAGGGGAGTTCTGCGGATACCGGGGCATCCCGGTCATGTGCGGTCCCAAGGGGCTGAGGGGAGCGCCCGACATCCTCTTTCGCAACAACGGCGACGGCACCTTCACCGACATGACTCAGGCGTCGGGGGTGACGGACGAAAAGCTCCTGTACGGTTTTTCGCCTGTCTTCGAGGACTTCGACAATGACGGTCATCCCGACCTCTTCGTCACCAACGACGCCGGTCCCAACTACTACTTCCAGAACCGCGGAGACGGGACGTTTCGCGAATCGGCGCTACTGGCGGGAGTCGGGTACAACGCCCAGGGGACGGCCCAGGCGGACATGGGCGTGGCCGTGGGGGACGTGGGCGGGGATGGGCGGGTCGATCTGTTCACCACGACCTTCTCCGAAGAGTACTACCCCTTCTTCCGCAACCTGGGTCCCGGCGGATTCGAGGAAGTCTCCCAGCCGGTGGGACTGGCAACAAAGACTCTGCCGTACCTGGGATGGGCCACCTTTTTCCTGGACATCGACAACGACGGGAAACTGGACTTGTTCGTCGCCAATGGGCATATTTTCCCGCAGGTGGAGCCTTCCTTGGAAACCTACCGGCAACCCGATCTTCTGTTTCGGGGGAACGGCGAGTTCGGATTTCAGGACGTCACGGATCAGGTGGGACTGGATCAGGCACCGGTCCGTTCCAGCCGGGGAGGCGCCTTCTGCGACTACGACAACGACGGGGATCTGGACCTGCTGGTGCTGGCCATCGACGACGCTCCCACGCTCCTGCGCAACGACGGAGGAAACCGGAGAAACTGGCTCCAGTTCCGGCTCGCCGGCAGCCGCGGGAACCGGTCCGCCATCGGCGCGCGGGTGAAGGTCGCTGCCGGTTCCACGACCCGGACTGGCCGTGTCAGAAGCGGCGGGAGCTTCCTGTCCCAGAACGACCTCCGCCTGCATTTCGGCCTGGGTGATGCGGCCGCCGCCGACAGGGTTGAGATCGTCTGGCCTGGAGGAGGAACCCAGGTCATGAAAAACGTTCCGGCAAATCAGATCGTCCGTATCGAGGAGGCCGAATGA
- a CDS encoding carboxypeptidase regulatory-like domain-containing protein — protein MQTSPFSIKGALPLLVLMVSLPLLAQEHVGTVTGTVRDEGGGVLPGVEVTLANVATGVQRDVVTNDVGLYGFNTVAIGEYALRASLTGFRTLEQTGIRVVSGEIVTLDVELTVGQVAETVEVAATLPTIEKQSNKAGYARVNEEIARLPLVVSFNNRQALSFLRTMPGVSYDPFRYFDNENVAMSRSFVQGTPTASPSYNIDGVRASGSTHENARDDTAPVPEMVQEFRLDTNTQAEHGWDSGVAINLVFKSGTNDFHGTGFWYNRNDVFDARPWFAARRAVTRQNDFGFVLGGPIWKNRTFFFGGIDIYKLRTAPSGTTATVPTTAMRNGDFSEILGDQIGTDALGRPVFRGQIFDPATTRPDGQGGFIRDPFPGNMIPSGRSSPITQTLVSHIGAPNRAGVSNNWVGTQTLRPDDKESYYLKIDHQIDEAGSHKFTFGTEQNVRLNRSTYPQVFDEAVSSLHINESAQYRYRFNYYWTIRPNVIFNLRTGVTRTPRIIGTQGLDNDRFGEEIGITGVSNPNAPRVNTQGTTGYGPIFRKLNDPSQTVPAHADMTWVRGSHNFKFGASYLLSVSKGDSSIFGQGNFNFVDRTTGLPGFPGTGWGFASQFLGEVDSATVNSPTAFKRDGGAWGVYFQDSWRATPKLTVNYGLRNDVFITAGESYDRIGAFNPTIPNPGAGGLPGALWFWGEGPGRNGFKRVAPTLWSNWGPRLGFAYSPDDKTVLKASAAYMYFPHFGAMTSGFNTPAIGWILNVTAASLDAGVTPAFNWDNGFPDILPNLPDIDPSFANGQSVVALNRDNMKAGRTMTVNFGVERDLGWGTAFRANYHGKFSHSLPSNDAVRLNQLDPRHLALGNLLFADINSPAAAAAGITAPYEGFKGPVNQALRPFPHMLNINERAAPVTDLTYHGAVFSLQKRYGQGLSFMFNYTISKALGNARWANQGHSLASHIQHTSQRHLRYLYDQDRPQNVAVSWMWELPFGPGKRWGGGASPVVQKLIGGWNIGMQQAYFSAQPLHVSSRVRYPGGFNAIWPDRIDGVSVRTGVDCGDYDPNDPSRNRYININAFANPAPFTLGNTRTLPSTRACSYFNENAAIQKDTYVTEGIYVRLGADFFNLFNRHIWGNPNTDIGNEAAFGTIRTVSFPPRIIQLNLSVHF, from the coding sequence ATGCAGACTTCCCCCTTTTCCATCAAGGGTGCTCTTCCATTGTTGGTTTTGATGGTTTCCCTCCCGCTATTGGCCCAGGAGCATGTGGGAACCGTTACCGGGACGGTGCGAGACGAGGGTGGAGGCGTTCTCCCCGGCGTCGAAGTGACCCTCGCCAACGTGGCCACGGGCGTGCAACGGGACGTCGTCACGAACGACGTGGGACTTTACGGGTTCAACACCGTGGCCATCGGCGAATATGCGCTGCGGGCATCGTTGACCGGCTTCCGGACGCTTGAGCAGACCGGGATCCGAGTCGTTTCAGGTGAGATTGTCACTCTCGACGTTGAGTTGACGGTGGGCCAAGTGGCTGAAACCGTGGAGGTGGCGGCGACGCTCCCCACCATTGAGAAGCAAAGCAATAAGGCAGGGTATGCCAGGGTGAACGAGGAAATCGCCCGTCTGCCTCTGGTCGTCTCGTTCAACAACCGCCAGGCCCTGTCCTTCCTGCGGACCATGCCGGGCGTGTCCTACGACCCCTTCAGGTATTTCGACAACGAGAACGTGGCCATGTCCCGGTCCTTCGTCCAGGGAACTCCGACCGCTTCGCCCAGCTACAACATTGACGGCGTGAGGGCGAGCGGTTCGACTCACGAGAACGCACGCGATGACACGGCGCCGGTTCCGGAGATGGTTCAGGAATTCCGGCTCGACACCAACACCCAGGCCGAGCATGGCTGGGACAGCGGCGTGGCCATCAACCTGGTCTTCAAATCAGGCACCAACGACTTTCACGGGACCGGCTTCTGGTACAACCGGAACGACGTGTTCGACGCTCGACCCTGGTTCGCGGCGAGGAGAGCCGTCACCCGGCAGAATGACTTCGGCTTCGTGCTGGGTGGTCCCATCTGGAAAAACCGCACTTTTTTCTTTGGGGGGATCGATATCTACAAATTGCGGACAGCCCCCTCCGGGACGACTGCCACCGTCCCCACCACGGCCATGCGCAACGGCGACTTCAGTGAGATATTGGGCGATCAAATCGGGACCGATGCCCTGGGCCGGCCGGTTTTTCGGGGCCAGATTTTCGATCCGGCCACCACTCGGCCGGATGGGCAAGGCGGGTTCATCCGCGATCCCTTTCCGGGAAACATGATTCCTTCCGGCCGCTCAAGCCCCATCACGCAGACTCTGGTTTCGCACATTGGTGCGCCCAACCGCGCGGGCGTCAGCAACAACTGGGTCGGAACCCAGACTCTGCGCCCGGACGACAAGGAGTCCTATTACCTCAAGATCGATCATCAGATCGATGAAGCGGGATCCCACAAGTTTACGTTTGGCACGGAGCAGAATGTCAGGCTGAACCGGTCCACTTATCCGCAGGTCTTTGACGAGGCGGTCTCCAGCCTTCACATCAACGAGTCGGCTCAATACCGCTATCGCTTCAACTATTACTGGACCATCCGGCCCAACGTGATCTTCAACCTTCGCACCGGTGTGACCCGGACACCGCGAATTATCGGGACTCAGGGTCTGGACAACGACCGTTTTGGCGAAGAGATCGGAATTACCGGGGTCAGCAACCCCAATGCCCCCAGGGTGAACACGCAGGGAACGACCGGATATGGCCCGATTTTCCGGAAACTCAATGACCCCAGCCAGACCGTTCCCGCCCACGCCGACATGACCTGGGTCAGGGGCTCGCACAATTTCAAATTTGGCGCCTCCTATCTGCTGTCGGTCTCCAAAGGGGATTCGTCGATTTTCGGTCAGGGAAATTTCAACTTTGTGGATCGCACGACCGGTCTGCCCGGCTTCCCCGGAACCGGATGGGGCTTTGCCAGCCAGTTCCTGGGCGAGGTGGACAGTGCCACTGTCAATAGCCCGACCGCCTTCAAACGCGATGGCGGAGCCTGGGGTGTCTACTTTCAGGACTCCTGGCGCGCCACCCCCAAATTGACGGTGAATTACGGCCTCCGCAACGATGTCTTCATCACCGCGGGAGAGAGCTACGACCGCATCGGGGCCTTCAACCCAACCATCCCCAACCCCGGGGCCGGCGGTCTTCCGGGGGCCCTGTGGTTTTGGGGTGAGGGCCCCGGCCGAAACGGGTTCAAACGAGTGGCGCCGACCCTCTGGAGCAACTGGGGACCTCGTTTGGGGTTCGCTTACTCGCCTGACGACAAGACCGTCCTGAAGGCCAGTGCTGCCTACATGTACTTTCCACACTTCGGCGCCATGACCAGCGGATTCAATACTCCCGCGATCGGCTGGATTCTCAATGTGACCGCTGCGAGCCTGGACGCCGGTGTGACCCCCGCCTTCAACTGGGATAACGGATTTCCGGACATCCTTCCCAACCTGCCCGACATCGACCCTTCCTTTGCCAACGGGCAGTCGGTGGTCGCCCTGAACCGGGACAACATGAAGGCGGGCAGGACGATGACCGTCAACTTCGGCGTGGAAAGAGACCTGGGCTGGGGTACTGCTTTTCGAGCCAACTACCACGGCAAGTTCAGCCACAGTCTCCCCAGCAACGATGCCGTTCGATTGAACCAGCTCGACCCCAGGCATCTGGCGCTGGGCAACCTGCTCTTTGCCGACATCAATTCCCCGGCAGCCGCGGCGGCAGGGATCACTGCTCCCTATGAGGGATTCAAGGGACCTGTGAACCAGGCCCTCAGACCGTTTCCTCACATGCTGAACATCAACGAACGCGCTGCCCCCGTGACCGACCTGACCTACCATGGCGCGGTGTTTTCCTTGCAGAAGCGCTACGGGCAAGGGTTGAGCTTCATGTTCAACTACACCATCTCCAAAGCGCTGGGCAACGCCAGGTGGGCCAACCAGGGGCATTCGCTCGCCAGCCACATCCAACATACTTCGCAACGGCACCTTCGTTATTTGTACGACCAGGACCGGCCCCAGAACGTTGCCGTGAGCTGGATGTGGGAATTGCCTTTCGGACCGGGAAAGCGCTGGGGCGGAGGCGCGAGTCCGGTCGTGCAGAAGCTGATCGGGGGCTGGAACATCGGGATGCAGCAGGCCTATTTCTCCGCACAGCCCCTCCATGTGAGCAGCCGAGTCCGCTACCCGGGCGGCTTTAACGCCATCTGGCCCGACCGGATCGATGGGGTCTCGGTTCGGACCGGTGTCGACTGTGGTGATTACGACCCCAACGACCCATCCCGGAACCGGTACATCAACATCAACGCCTTTGCCAATCCCGCGCCCTTTACCTTGGGGAATACCAGGACGTTGCCGTCGACACGAGCCTGCAGTTATTTCAACGAGAACGCCGCCATTCAGAAAGATACTTACGTCACCGAGGGCATCTACGTGCGCTTGGGGGCCGATTTCTTCAATCTGTTCAACCGGCATATCTGGGGTAACCCGAATACCGACATCGGCAACGAGGCGGCCTTCGGCACCATCCGTACGGTCTCCTTTCCTCCAAGGATCATCCAGTTGAACCTCTCTGTTCACTTCTAA